The genome window TAATTTTTTTTGGGGAAAAGGGGGCGCGGCAACGATGAATCGACGGCATCCGGAACGGTTGACGAACGAGCGGTATTTAACGCTGTCGTCCCCTTTCCGCATTTTTAAACATGAGATCAGCGTCCCTATCGACGTTCATTGGCATGAATTTTACGAGCTGGCGCTCGTCGTCTCGGGCGAAGGCACCCATGTGCTGAACGGGGCGCCGGGACCGATGAGGCGAGGGACGATGTTTCTGCTGTCGCCCGCCGACTTCCACGAGCTGATTCCGGACGCGGGGGAGACGCTCCGCTTGTTCAACGTCATCTTCACCCGGCAGTTTCTTCGGGACGAGCTGTATGCGCTGCTGTTCCACGAACCGCGGGAGTATGCGTTCGACTTCGAGGAACGGGACATGCCGCCCCTCGTCGACGCCTGCGAACGGCTGTGGACGGAGTCGCGCGAGCCGGGCTTCGGCAGCGACCTCCTCATCCAAGGCTCGCTCGAGCGGCTTCTCATCGAGCTCGCCCGACGCGCGCGAACGGCCCATGGCGGCGGCGGCGTTCGTCCGCAGCCCGGGCATCCGTCGATCCGGCGAGCGATCGCTTATATCGAACGCCACTTCCGCGACGCGATCTCGCTCTCGGACGTGTCTTCGTACGCCGGTCTTTCCGCGGGCCACTTCTCGGAATGCTTCCGCGCGCAGGTCGGGTCGACGTTCCAGTCGTTCCTCCAACAGCAGCGTCTTCGGTTCGCCGCTTCCTTGCTTACGGCTACGACGCTTCCGGTGACGGAAATTTGTTATGCGTCGGGCTTCAACACCGTCTCTCATTTCGAAAAGGCGTTCAAATCCCGCTTCGACGCCTCTCCGCGGGCGTATCGGCAGCGTCGAACGCTCGTCACTCCTCCCGAACGTTCGGAATCCGATCCGTAAGCGACTCCCGCTCCCGCTTCGGCAGCGACTTCGCGACGAGCGCGTACGAATGATCGATCATCCAGCGTACGTCCTTCTCCGGCACGGTGCCGTCGAGAACGACCGTATTCCAATGCGTCTTGTTCAGGTGGTACCCCGGCTTCACCGCCTCGAATTCATGCCGCAGCATGAGCGCCGTCTCGGGGTCGCACTTGAGCGACTGATGGACCGGCTCTCCCCCGCCGACCAGCGCGAACATCTTCGACGCGACCTTCACTACCAGCGGTTCCGGTCCGAACGGGTAGTCCTCCCAAGCGCCGGGCTTGTCGATACACCACTTCGTCACCGTCTCGCGATCCATACTCCTTGTCCCCCCGATAAAATATTTTTGGCAATATGTTCGACTCGACTCCGATTCCCTTCATTGTAGAGTTCTCGTCTCGCTTCTTGCAACCGCCGCTTTCGGCCGCTTTGAAACATTCGTCTGGGCGTCCGCCCGGAAATCGCCTCTCCAGACCGCGCTTCACCCGACGCCGTCGTCGACGGTCCCGGAACCCCGACTTCTGCAATTTAATAGAAATATAGCAGAAGAACGTTGCAAACGGTCTCAAATGCGATTCATCGGGAGAGGGTATCCATGGAATTAAGCGATTGTATTCAGAAGCAATTCAGCAGGGTGGAGGTTTGGTCCGAAGAAACCATCGGAGAAGCGTTAAGCGGCATCCCGGAGCTGGATGCGCTCGTCCGTCCTTACGTCACGGAGCCGGACGGCCATGCGTACGGCAGGAACGTCGTGTATGCAGACGAGCGAATGGAGGCGATCGTCATCCACTTGCCGGCGGGCGCGCGAACCGCGATCCATGATCACGGCGTCTCGATCGGCTGCGCCGTCGTCGTCGAGGGGCGGATGACGAACGAAGTGTACCGCTTGGATCCGGGCGGCCGGCTTCGCCTCGCCGAGGCGGACGCGCATCGCGCGGGAGAGCGGATGCCTTCGCCCGCCGGCGTCATCCACCGGATGCGCAACGACGGCGACGCGCGGCTCGTATCCCTTCACGTCTACGCCCCGCCGCTTCGCGGCATGACCCGCTACGACTAGCGCAACAACACCCCATTGCGACAGGTCGCGCTTCGCGGACCGCAATGGGGTGTTTTCACTTGGCTGCGTCGATCCATTGGTCGGCCCAACGTCCGATGTCTTCGAATAACGGGGACAGCGCCTTGCCCTTCTCGGTCAAGGAATACTCGATGCGTACGGGCATCTCCGGATAGACGTCGCGGCGGATCAAGCCTTCCGCTTCCAGCTCTCGGAGCCGCTCGGTCAGCATCTTGCCGCTGAGATTCGGGATGAACGCTTCGATCGCGTGGAACCGCTGCGGTCCCGGCAGCAGGGCGAAAATAATGAGCGCGGTCCAACGCTTGCCTAACAATTCCATCGCCTTCTCGAAGCGAGGACATAACTGCGACTGATTCGATGGGTTCAACGGGTTCACCTTCTTTATATAGAAAGTATACCATCGAGCGCCGCAGGAATACATCCGCAATCCGAGCCGAAACCGCTCCTAATTCTATATATGCACCGGCATCGGGTCGACCTTCATGCCGTTCTCGACGACGGCGCAGCGTTCGCCGTCGAACGTGTAGATGCGATGGATGAGCGTCCACACCGCATCCCCCGGCTTCAGCGCCTCGCGCTCGAGCGACCAGTACGCGGTCACGATGCCCGCGTCGAGCTGCACGTCGATCTGCCAATGGCGGCCGCGGAAGGTGACATCCTTCACGACGCCCTGCTCGGACGCGTTCGGGAACGACAGCTCCTTCGCCGTCCCCACCTCGACGAACTCCGGCCGCACGACGGCGCGGTCGACGCGCCCGATCTCTTCGAACCCTTTCAGTTGGTCCGGGCGTTCCAGCA of Paenibacillus antri contains these proteins:
- a CDS encoding cysteine dioxygenase, translating into MELSDCIQKQFSRVEVWSEETIGEALSGIPELDALVRPYVTEPDGHAYGRNVVYADERMEAIVIHLPAGARTAIHDHGVSIGCAVVVEGRMTNEVYRLDPGGRLRLAEADAHRAGERMPSPAGVIHRMRNDGDARLVSLHVYAPPLRGMTRYD
- a CDS encoding helix-turn-helix domain-containing protein; protein product: MNRRHPERLTNERYLTLSSPFRIFKHEISVPIDVHWHEFYELALVVSGEGTHVLNGAPGPMRRGTMFLLSPADFHELIPDAGETLRLFNVIFTRQFLRDELYALLFHEPREYAFDFEERDMPPLVDACERLWTESREPGFGSDLLIQGSLERLLIELARRARTAHGGGGVRPQPGHPSIRRAIAYIERHFRDAISLSDVSSYAGLSAGHFSECFRAQVGSTFQSFLQQQRLRFAASLLTATTLPVTEICYASGFNTVSHFEKAFKSRFDASPRAYRQRRTLVTPPERSESDP
- a CDS encoding MmcQ/YjbR family DNA-binding protein, whose protein sequence is MDRETVTKWCIDKPGAWEDYPFGPEPLVVKVASKMFALVGGGEPVHQSLKCDPETALMLRHEFEAVKPGYHLNKTHWNTVVLDGTVPEKDVRWMIDHSYALVAKSLPKRERESLTDRIPNVREE
- a CDS encoding winged helix-turn-helix transcriptional regulator; this encodes MELLGKRWTALIIFALLPGPQRFHAIEAFIPNLSGKMLTERLRELEAEGLIRRDVYPEMPVRIEYSLTEKGKALSPLFEDIGRWADQWIDAAK